A single genomic interval of Macadamia integrifolia cultivar HAES 741 chromosome 6, SCU_Mint_v3, whole genome shotgun sequence harbors:
- the LOC122082678 gene encoding L-type lectin-domain containing receptor kinase VIII.2-like, producing MASFPISRYSFFVAFLVFSFVTLAASLDLSFSLKRFNKGGNFDSKIALFGDTEVVDGGSSVKITRPSVSSAGRLIYRKPVRFIGGQRKEPMSFSTYFSFSISPEDGDGLAFVVLPTSFPSDLFDGSSFGLSPGLEKRGKRVLAIEFDTSMDAKLGDPNANHVGVDIGSLVSAQVRNVSSINLVLNSGKKLHSWIDYDASTKILEVRLSKSGAVKPSVPLISYRIDLSEMWKGEEVFVGMSSSSGNSSQTTTIYSWSFNLRSVPSWLHSQPADPRIIAVQSNPPIIQKRSTCLLRILAGLIFGTGCGALVAFIVMFVWTISVNRRQCQSVVPVEYPVHPVEFAYEKIKVFAQKPTKDGY from the exons ATGGCGAGTTTCCCCATCTCGAGGTACTCTTTCTTCGTCGCATTTCTCGTTTTCTCTTTTGTAACCCTAGCTGCGAGTTTGGACCTCTCTTTTTCACTCAAAAGATTCAACAAGGGCGGAAACTTTGATTCCAAGATTGCTCTGTTCGGTGATACCGAGGTCGTTGATGGGGGTTCTTCGGTCAAGATCACTCGTCCTTCGGTTTCCAGCGCTGGGCGGCTTATCTACAGGAAACCTGTTAGGTTTATCGGAGGACAACGAAAAGAGCCAATGTCTTTCTCTACATACTTCTCCTTCTCGATTTCGCCGGAAGATGGTGATGGCCTTGCTTTCGTCGTTCTTCCGACTAGTTTTCCTTCGGATTTGTTCGATGGAAGCTCATTTGGGCTTAGTCCAGGActggagaagagaggaaaaagagttCTGGCGATTGAGTTTGACACCTCTATGGATGCTAAGCTAGGTGATCCAAATGCAAACCACGTTGGGGTCGACATAGGTAGCCTCGTATCTGCACAAGTGAGAAATGTTTCTTCCATCAATCTGGTGTTGaacagtggaaagaaattgcaTTCGTGGATCGATTACGATGCCAGTACCAAAATTTTGGAAGTTAGATTGAGTAAATCTGGTGCTGTAAAACCATCCGTTCCATTGATTTCTTACCGAATCGATCTATCAGAGATGTGGAAAGGGGAAGAGGTGTTTGTGGGTATGAGCTCGTCCAGTGGGAATTCTTCTCAGACGACCACTATCTATTCCTGGAGCTTCAATTTAAGAAGTGTACCGAGTTGGCTACATTCACAACCAGCAGATCCTCGAATTATTGCAGTGCAGAGTAACCCTCCGATAATCCAGAAAAGAAGCACTTGTCTGTTAAGGATTCTTGCTGGACTAATCTTCGGAACTGGATGTGGAGCTCTGGTTGCGTTCATTGTTATGTTTGTTTGGACAATCTCTGTGAATCGGCGTCAATGTCAATCGGTAGTTCCAGTGGAGTACCCTGTGCATCCTGTGGAATTTGCATACGAAAAGATCAAAGTGTTTGCGCAAAAACCCACCAAAGATG GCTATTGA
- the LOC122081339 gene encoding UDP-D-xylose:L-fucose alpha-1,3-D-xylosyltransferase MGP4-like isoform X3, with protein sequence MPTLLHQRQQQQQLLENPYPISPSSASGYRRSIPPFGRTGLLVLLSLTVVLGVLFPWMRMSDGLFSRNDASITKWRDYTLAEAVSFVAKNGTVIVCAVSQPYLPFLNNWLISIARQKHQEKVLVIAEDYATLYKVNQKWPGHAILIPPAPDAQTAHKFGSQGFFNFTSRRPRHLLQILELGYNVMYNDVDMVWLADPFPYLQGYHDVYFTDDMAAVKPLNHSHALPAPGKKGRTYICSCMIFLHPTSGAKQIMRKWIEELQDQPWSKTKKSNDQPAFNWALNKTAGLVDLYLLPQVAFPSGGLYFKNQTWVQETKGLHVIIHNNYITGFEKKIKRFRDFGLWLVDDHSLESPLGTLR encoded by the exons ATGCCGACACTTCTTCATCAAagacaacagcagcagcagctctTGGAAAATCCCTATCCGATTTCACCTAGTTCTGCAAGTGGTTACCGAAGATCTATCCCTCCTTTCGGCCGTACTGGTCTGCTTGTTTTGTTGTCTCTTACGGTAGTTCTAGGAGTTCTTTTTCCATGGATGCGTATGTCGGATGGCCTTTTTTCACGCAATGATGCCTCGATTACAAAATGGCGGGATTATACGCTTGCCGAAGCAGTGTCTTTCGTGGCAAAGAACGGAACCGTTATAGTCTGTGCCGTGAGTCAACCTTATCTTCCTTTTCTAAACAATTGGTTGATTAGCATCGCCAGGCAGAAGCATCAAGAAAAGGTCCTTGTGATTGCCGAGGATTATGCGACTCTTTACAAGGTCAATCAGAAGTGGCCTGGTCATGCCATACTTATCCCCCCTGCACCCGATGCTCAGACCGCCCATAAATTTGGTTCTCag GGAttcttcaattttacatccCGCAGACCTCGCCACCTGCTGCAGATTTTGGAGCTTGGGTATAATGTTATGTACAATGATGTTGATATGGTCTGGTTGGCAGACCCATTTCCCTATCTGCAAGGGTATCATGATGTTTATTTCACTGATGACATGGCTGCA GTGAAACCTTTGAACCACTCTCATGCATTGCCAGCTCCTGGGAAGAAAGGGCGTACTTATATTTGCAGCTGTATGATTTTCCTGCATCCCACTAGTGGAGCCAAACAAATCATGAggaaatggattgaagaacttcagGACCAGCCATGGTCAAAAACAAAGAAGTCCAATGATCAGCCTGCATTCAACTGGGCTTTAAATAAAACAGCTGGGCTG GTGGATCTGTATTTGCTACCTCAGGTAGCATTCCCATCGGGAGGGTTGTATTTCAAGAACCAGACATGGGTCCAAGAGACCAAAGGATTGCACGTCATTATTCACAATAATTACATTACAGGTTTTGAGAAGAAGATAAAACGTTTTCGCGATTTCGGGCTTTGGTTGGTTGATGACCATTCTCTTGAGTCTCCACTTGGTACGCTACGATGA
- the LOC122082353 gene encoding calcium-dependent protein kinase 1-like, producing the protein MGNRSGVPIKDDHRRQSHEQPPPPRPEEKPSPPKWPKRSSQHPPMIPRPLSGIGRVLGRPMEDVRSTYIFGRELGRGQFGITYLVTHKETKEQFACKSIAARKLLNRDDVEDVRREVQIMHHLTGHRNIVELKGAFEDRHSVNLVMELCAGGELFDRIITKGHYSEQAAAAVCRQMVTVVHYCHSMGVIHRDLKPENFLLLSSAEDSPLKATDFGLSVFFQPGQVLKDLVGSAYYVAPEVLKRNYGPEADIWSAGVILYILLSGVPPFWGENEQGIFDAVLRGHMDFSSDPWPSISSSAKDLVKKMLRSDPKERISAVEVLNHPWMREDGDASDKPIDIAVLTRMKQFRAMNKLKKVALKVIAENLSEEEIVGLKEMFKSIDTDNSGTLTFEELKAGLPKLGTKISESEVRQLMEAADVDGNGTIDYIEFITATMHMNRLEKENHLFTAFEYFDEDKSGYITMEELEQALMKYNMGDEKTIKEIIAEVDTDNDGRINYEEFVAMMRKGNPELVTNRRRKNFLT; encoded by the exons ATGGGGAACCGCAGCGGTGTTCCGATTAAGGACGATCATCGCCGGCAGTCACATGAACAGCCACCACCACCACGACCTGAAGAAAAACCCTCTCCACCGAAGTGGCCCAAGCGATCTTCTCAGCATCCACCGATGATCCCCCGTCCTCTCTCCGGCATCGGTCGAGTCCTCGGACGTCCGATGGAGGATGTTCGATCCACATACATTTTTGGGCGAGAGCTCGGGCGAGGTCAGTTCGGGATTACGTATCTAGTCACGCATAAAGAAACCAAAGAGCAATTCGCTTGTAAGTCGATAGCTGCTCGTAAGCTGCTGAATCGTGATGATGTCGAGGATGTTCGCAGGGAGGTGCAGATCATGCACCACTTGACCGGCCACCGTAACATTGTGGAGTTGAAGGGGGCATTCGAAGATCGACACTCGGTGAACTTGGTGATGGAGCTCTGTGCAGGTGGAGAGCTATTCGATCGAATTATTACCAAGGGGCATTACTCGGAGCAAGCTGCCGCTGCAGTGTGTCGTCAGATGGTTACTGTTGTTCATTACTGCCACTCCATGGGGGTGATACACCGGGATCTTAAACCGGAGAATTTTCTTTTACTGAGCTCTGCCGAGGACTCGCCGTTGAAGGCAACGGATTTTGGCTTATCAGTCTTCTTCCAGCCAG GACAAGTGTTGAAAGACCTTGTTGGAAGTGCATATTATGTGGCTCCAGAAGTGTTGAAAAGAAATTATGGACCTGAGGCTGATATTTGGAGTGCTGGTGTGATACTTTACATTCTTCTTAGCGGAGTCCCACCTTTTTGGGGAG agaaTGAGCAGGGTATTTTTGATGCTGTTCTACGGGGGCATATGGATTTCTCATCTGATCCTTGGCCTTCCATATCCAGTAGTGCCAAAGATCTTGTGAAGAAGATGCTACGATCTGATCCTAAGGAACGGATTTCTGCAGTTGAAGTTCTGA ACCACCCATGGATGAGAGAAGATGGAGATGCATCTGACAAACCAATCGATATTGCTGTCTTGACTAGAATGAAGCAGTTCAGGGCAATGAACAAACTGAAAAAAGTAGCACTGAAG GTGATTGCAGAAAATCTTTCCGAAGAGGAGATCGTGGGGTTGAAAGAGATGTTCAAATCCATTGACACAGATAACAGTGGAACTCTCACTTTTGAAGAACTGAAAGCAGGTCTTCCAAAACTTGGTACCAAGATTTCTGAGTCTGAAGTGAGGCAATTGATGGAAGCG GCCGATGTGGATGGAAATGGGACCATTGACTATATTGAGTTCATAACAGCTACAATGCACATGAATAGACTGGAGAAAGAAAACCATCTGTTTACTGCCTTTGAGTATTTTGACGAGGACAAGAGCGG GTACATCACTATGGAGGAATTGGAGCAAGCCCTGATGAAGTACAACATGGGTGACgagaaaacaataaaagagATCATTGCAGAAGTTGACACAGACAAT GATGGAAGAATTAACTATGAAGAGTTCGTAGCCATGATGAGAAAAGGAAATCCTGAGTTGGTCACAAACAGACGTCGCAAAAACTTTTTAACTTAG
- the LOC122081339 gene encoding UDP-D-xylose:L-fucose alpha-1,3-D-xylosyltransferase MGP4-like isoform X1 translates to MPTLLHQRQQQQQLLENPYPISPSSASGYRRSIPPFGRTGLLVLLSLTVVLGVLFPWMRMSDGLFSRNDASITKWRDYTLAEAVSFVAKNGTVIVCAVSQPYLPFLNNWLISIARQKHQEKVLVIAEDYATLYKVNQKWPGHAILIPPAPDAQTAHKFGSQGFFNFTSRRPRHLLQILELGYNVMYNDVDMVWLADPFPYLQGYHDVYFTDDMAAFYCVAAKSCGCTIYLFFLDLLLFQVKPLNHSHALPAPGKKGRTYICSCMIFLHPTSGAKQIMRKWIEELQDQPWSKTKKSNDQPAFNWALNKTAGLVDLYLLPQVAFPSGGLYFKNQTWVQETKGLHVIIHNNYITGFEKKIKRFRDFGLWLVDDHSLESPLATPFLDVQRGPKCCQHLSLL, encoded by the exons ATGCCGACACTTCTTCATCAAagacaacagcagcagcagctctTGGAAAATCCCTATCCGATTTCACCTAGTTCTGCAAGTGGTTACCGAAGATCTATCCCTCCTTTCGGCCGTACTGGTCTGCTTGTTTTGTTGTCTCTTACGGTAGTTCTAGGAGTTCTTTTTCCATGGATGCGTATGTCGGATGGCCTTTTTTCACGCAATGATGCCTCGATTACAAAATGGCGGGATTATACGCTTGCCGAAGCAGTGTCTTTCGTGGCAAAGAACGGAACCGTTATAGTCTGTGCCGTGAGTCAACCTTATCTTCCTTTTCTAAACAATTGGTTGATTAGCATCGCCAGGCAGAAGCATCAAGAAAAGGTCCTTGTGATTGCCGAGGATTATGCGACTCTTTACAAGGTCAATCAGAAGTGGCCTGGTCATGCCATACTTATCCCCCCTGCACCCGATGCTCAGACCGCCCATAAATTTGGTTCTCag GGAttcttcaattttacatccCGCAGACCTCGCCACCTGCTGCAGATTTTGGAGCTTGGGTATAATGTTATGTACAATGATGTTGATATGGTCTGGTTGGCAGACCCATTTCCCTATCTGCAAGGGTATCATGATGTTTATTTCACTGATGACATGGCTGCA TTTTATTGTGTTGCTGCCAAAAGCTGTGGGTGCACAatctatctcttcttccttgatcTCCTCTTGTTTCAG GTGAAACCTTTGAACCACTCTCATGCATTGCCAGCTCCTGGGAAGAAAGGGCGTACTTATATTTGCAGCTGTATGATTTTCCTGCATCCCACTAGTGGAGCCAAACAAATCATGAggaaatggattgaagaacttcagGACCAGCCATGGTCAAAAACAAAGAAGTCCAATGATCAGCCTGCATTCAACTGGGCTTTAAATAAAACAGCTGGGCTG GTGGATCTGTATTTGCTACCTCAGGTAGCATTCCCATCGGGAGGGTTGTATTTCAAGAACCAGACATGGGTCCAAGAGACCAAAGGATTGCACGTCATTATTCACAATAATTACATTACAGGTTTTGAGAAGAAGATAAAACGTTTTCGCGATTTCGGGCTTTGGTTGGTTGATGACCATTCTCTTGAGTCTCCACTTG CTACCCCATTCTTGGATGTACAAAGGGGTCCCAAATGTTGCCAGCACCTCAGCCTCCTTTGA
- the LOC122081339 gene encoding UDP-D-xylose:L-fucose alpha-1,3-D-xylosyltransferase MGP4-like isoform X2 — MPTLLHQRQQQQQLLENPYPISPSSASGYRRSIPPFGRTGLLVLLSLTVVLGVLFPWMRMSDGLFSRNDASITKWRDYTLAEAVSFVAKNGTVIVCAVSQPYLPFLNNWLISIARQKHQEKVLVIAEDYATLYKVNQKWPGHAILIPPAPDAQTAHKFGSQGFFNFTSRRPRHLLQILELGYNVMYNDVDMVWLADPFPYLQGYHDVYFTDDMAAVKPLNHSHALPAPGKKGRTYICSCMIFLHPTSGAKQIMRKWIEELQDQPWSKTKKSNDQPAFNWALNKTAGLVDLYLLPQVAFPSGGLYFKNQTWVQETKGLHVIIHNNYITGFEKKIKRFRDFGLWLVDDHSLESPLATPFLDVQRGPKCCQHLSLL; from the exons ATGCCGACACTTCTTCATCAAagacaacagcagcagcagctctTGGAAAATCCCTATCCGATTTCACCTAGTTCTGCAAGTGGTTACCGAAGATCTATCCCTCCTTTCGGCCGTACTGGTCTGCTTGTTTTGTTGTCTCTTACGGTAGTTCTAGGAGTTCTTTTTCCATGGATGCGTATGTCGGATGGCCTTTTTTCACGCAATGATGCCTCGATTACAAAATGGCGGGATTATACGCTTGCCGAAGCAGTGTCTTTCGTGGCAAAGAACGGAACCGTTATAGTCTGTGCCGTGAGTCAACCTTATCTTCCTTTTCTAAACAATTGGTTGATTAGCATCGCCAGGCAGAAGCATCAAGAAAAGGTCCTTGTGATTGCCGAGGATTATGCGACTCTTTACAAGGTCAATCAGAAGTGGCCTGGTCATGCCATACTTATCCCCCCTGCACCCGATGCTCAGACCGCCCATAAATTTGGTTCTCag GGAttcttcaattttacatccCGCAGACCTCGCCACCTGCTGCAGATTTTGGAGCTTGGGTATAATGTTATGTACAATGATGTTGATATGGTCTGGTTGGCAGACCCATTTCCCTATCTGCAAGGGTATCATGATGTTTATTTCACTGATGACATGGCTGCA GTGAAACCTTTGAACCACTCTCATGCATTGCCAGCTCCTGGGAAGAAAGGGCGTACTTATATTTGCAGCTGTATGATTTTCCTGCATCCCACTAGTGGAGCCAAACAAATCATGAggaaatggattgaagaacttcagGACCAGCCATGGTCAAAAACAAAGAAGTCCAATGATCAGCCTGCATTCAACTGGGCTTTAAATAAAACAGCTGGGCTG GTGGATCTGTATTTGCTACCTCAGGTAGCATTCCCATCGGGAGGGTTGTATTTCAAGAACCAGACATGGGTCCAAGAGACCAAAGGATTGCACGTCATTATTCACAATAATTACATTACAGGTTTTGAGAAGAAGATAAAACGTTTTCGCGATTTCGGGCTTTGGTTGGTTGATGACCATTCTCTTGAGTCTCCACTTG CTACCCCATTCTTGGATGTACAAAGGGGTCCCAAATGTTGCCAGCACCTCAGCCTCCTTTGA